The genomic window AATTCAGGTGATGAAATATACTGTAGACTCCCGATCTTATTCTTATAAGTGCACCTGAGTCCTTTTTCCTTGTTAATTAGTTTATTTATTGAGAGATAGCATTCAGCCATTACCCGAATTCGAACCTCGGTGCGTGGCTTGGTCGGGCTACCAGGTTTAAACGGCTTGTCGGTCGAATACACCCACATCTTATGAACTCCATTGATGTAGCTGTAACGGTCTTGCAGAGGTTTATCGTATGGCTTCTGTATATCAAAATCGCCTTCTGTTAATGGAACAGGAGTGAAACCATCAGTGGGATCAGCATTGCAGAGGAGATGGCCATTCTTGACAAGGCACAATGAAGCTAAGAATGCCAAAGGAAACCAAGAAGATGAAGCCATTCTTAACACTCCAAGGGGATGGAAGGACTTTATGGTGCAAAGATTAGGAAAGACTGAAGAGCAATGGACTTTATGGTGCAAAGTCTAGGTAGGAGTGGGGGGAATATATAAGGGAGATTTTGAAGGGAGAAGAGTTGCCCACTGGACGCGGCACCGTGTGGGATACGCTTTGCAAGTACCTGGTAGTCAACAAACACGACTCGAATGTGGTTAGATTTCAACATGACTCGAATGTGGTTAGATTTTTCATTGAAGATAAAGGCTGGAGCCTTCCCTACTTAACAGGGAAGAAAATTCCCTTCGCGTGCGTGTTAGAGACCAACGTCGTTGGCAGGTTGAGGTTGACATGATGCTCCATCCAATTGGATTCGAAGAGATCTCATACAGGAATTTGTGGCCTAAGCATTTGCATCAGGGAGGCCAAGGAAGGTGATGGTCCCCGTAATGAGTCCAAGTTACGTGGAGATGGTGGggagactccaaatcaaatcaaattaaaattaaaaaaaaaagggctaGACATAGGATGCCACGTGGATTTTTAAGATCTGAGCGGAGAGATCAAGAGTTTAGATTCTGAGTTTGCTTTGACTATGTGATGTAGGGCTGAAATCAGATTGGATATAGTTTGGATACTggcatattcatatccatatttattttatttgatgaatacaaaTGCGGACATGGATATTATTTGGATGCAAAAATTCACAATCATATTTGTTTTGAATGAATACAGATATAATTCGAATATTGGAGGTatagatataattatggatataaattggataattaaactttacaactatagaattaaaaatattactaaatagatgataaatcaagttaatagtatatttatatggttgtatatttttcttaaaattaataagtgctatataaaattatatagagttaCACATAGATTCAGATATTTGGATATAGATAGATGAATCGGATAGTTATCTATCTATATCAATATCAATTTTTCTTTGACGAATATGAATATAGATACGGATATTAGTCGgattctcaaatttctatccatattcgGATTGATTCATATATGAAAATGGATTCAGATAGATattatccataccactttcacccTTAATACGATGGGCTTCATCTCATTAGGGACTAGGTTGACAACTAACCCACCAAGTATGTCTAGAGTAGAGGGAAGAAAGAGGTGATTCTTGACAGATGGGGAGAGGTCTCGAGGGAAGGATGATGCAAGGTGGGAGATCGAGAGGGTAGTTTGCTAGAGCAAGAACACCATACAAGAAACAAACAGACCAAGAAAGTAGAGCTGCAGAGGAGAGTAAGTTGGAAAAATACAATACACCACTTGCTAGAACAGTAATTCATGCCCAAAGCAATTAATGATCTCCCTTGTTCCTTCTGCACAAACACTCCCAGCTATGAACCATGCTCAGTATCTTCAAAAGAGTGGAGTGAATAGAAGAAGATCTCTTCAAGAAAATTCATCAATTTGGTTCCTTCTAGATACCCAAATAGATGGAAGCAAACAACATATTCCCAGCTCTTCGAAATAAAAGATTTATGTTTTCCACTCGCTAGGCTATCTAAGGGTTATAGAGATTTGAAGGCCAACCTTTCAATTTCAACTGAGTTTTCATTGAGAACAAGATACTCTTAGCAAAAGCACACTTGACAAATAGATAATTAGCAGATTCATTCGAGTAGCCACATAGGGAACAACAAACTGTTGGGATATATCCTTTTGTAACTAGCACCTCCCTTATATGAAGTTTGTTTTTCAGCACGAGCCACAAGAAAATCGGAACTTTCTTAGACAGAAGAGATTTCTGAAAGATCTTATGGAAGGAGCAGTGAAGGCCACCATTGTTGAGGAAGGAGTAAAAGGAATCAATGGAGAGGTAGCCATTGGGTGTTAACTTCCATGTTGGGACATCAGCCATCCAAGAAGGTCGAACTAGACCAAGTTTGTCTCAAAATAATCAACTGACCCATCTTCTCTCTTGACAACGGTCCTCGCAAATTAATCTTCCAAGACAAAGATCTCCTATTCCAGAGGTCACTTATTGAAGCATTCTGCTTGACTACTTCATCATAAATGCTAACAAAAAAGGTGCAAAGTGGATTAGAACCAGCCAAACAATCATCCCAAAATCTGATTTTGAGACCATTCCCAAGTTTAAATGAAAGACAATTCCAAAATGATGTAGATTGTCAAATAACATGATGCCAAATAGGTGACATTCTTGTCAGATTTTTCTTAGAATGCATACCAAACTTGCATCTCCTGTAGGAAGCGCCATGAACTTGACCATACCAAGGGTTCTCTGGTCTATTCATACTTTTGTTTCGACAAAATAGCTAATTACACAAAGGGGGCTGAGACAAAACTAGAATAAGCCACAAGGTTTAGTTCTTAATTTGAAGTTGATGGAATGCGGCTTTACGCATCATTGCATCCTTTTGTTTCATCTATTTTCACATTTCACGATATACATGATGAAGCTACACTTGAGAAAAGCCATTCTAACATCACAGCCATTATCTTCTCAACAAAGTGGCTTCCATCCTCTCTTAGTTCAATCAGGTAACTTCAGGACTTTGATATTCTTCCATTGGGATTCCATGAAGTAGGAGTTATCATTTTGTGCGTAAACACCACATTTGAAGGAATGCAAGGCCCCTCCACGGTCATTCACGGCTAACTTCAGCTCTCCATCAATGAAAACCTTAACCAGCTTGGCACCGATATCATGGATCACATTAACTCGGAACCATCTACCATAGATATCATCAACTATGACCTGTGACTTGTAGTACATGAGTGCACCATTGTAGACTCTCAGCATTAGAGTTGTGGCTGTCCGGTTCGCTCCAAAAATTTGCATGATGCACACACCGGTCGTCCCACTTGGGATATAAGCATGCCCTTCAAATTGCCAAACTCCAGAAGAGTAGGCATAACCCTTGGAGAGAAAAATCATCAAGAATATGATCACATTAGCGGTAGTTTTACtgctgaaaatattttttttttttttgcagaacgAAATGTAATTGCCCAAAATGTGGGCCAAGATGGGCttgttattataaatttattgagTTGGATTGTCCGTTAGTTTGACCACTTCAGCTCCTTGACCTTCGGGTCAAGGCTGCAACAAATTTCCCGAGTTCAGGTTATATCTTCACAACATCAACCATTAGATTACACAATATCCATTTCGAGATCTGTGCAgatagatgaataaaaaatattggtttgcTTTGAAAGCTGTGCAAagcatgatccaatgattgatgctgcgaaaaaaaatcaatcattctttcacatGAAAGATACAACCAAACCCAAATTTGCTATGCGAGTGTACTCGTTAAGAATGTGTTCAACCTTAGGGAACTAATAGTGAGGAGACATTAAAGAAATGGAAGCAACGTGTAATAGTTAAGGTTTATAGGTACTCGTATCCCAATCTCGGTGCGAGGAGCAGTGTGGCTCGTCAGGGAGTGGGGCTTGTCGGTGGACAGGACCCAGAGCTTGTGGATACCATCGATGAAACTATATCGCTCGCTTACAGGCAAGTCATATGGTTTCTGGATGTGAAAGTTGGAGTTGTTGAGAGGGAGGGAGATAAAACCATATGTTGGGTCTGGTGGCCATGCCACAACTATGTGGCCATggaattgaagaaccaccaagCACACTGGTACTAAAAGAGCTAAGTAAGAACTCATCTCTCTTCTGCAAGCACAAAAGAGAAAAAGCGCCCAACCTAGAAACAGGCAATCCTCATACATTCACTTTATATAGACAAATTAAGGATTAAGCTCTTATGTCGCAACCCGGGAACTTCACTTAGATTTTATAATGCAGAGTTGTTGGAATGCCGGTTCTCTAATTATAAATCTAATCTTATGTGCTGATTAGCTTGATTTGATCTATTGAAAGTTGGAACCGCAACTTCATAGATTATACTAGGTGCTGAACATCTGGTTTCTGTCTGTTAGCATTATAAAAGTCTTCAAGGTCAAGAATTTCGTTTTATACTTACGGATTCATATATAATTCTGTAAAATGATTTGTTTTAGTGATTAGTAAAAATTACTCGAGTCGGTTGAATGACTGCAATGAGATATTGAACCAAAGATTGTTCGCCAACCAGTGGCATTACAAATATTCCATTGGAGAAATAGGATGACCCATACAACTAGGAACTATTACGTAGTCCCTGATGGAATGCAACGGCCGGCAGCATAAATGCTATAAGCTAATTAGATCAGGTGAGAGAAGTGACCATTTGGAACAAACAAGTTAACTACTTGGAAGTTTAGTTAACATTTGACAACATGAGCACTTTGTTTAGGAAAGAGAGACACCTTATTTATTTACGTCTGCAATCTATGAACCCGTGACCACAACACGAATTTCTATATCCTCCTAATACTGTTGGCTGGTAGCAGAGATTCCTGGTATCATGGAAGCCTAACTGTTAATTTAATCGCACTCTCTGTTTATTATATCCTCACTTGCACTATCATTCTGAGGCTGCATATGCTGCTATTTAACTGCTATCTTGTCATCTTTCCTCTGTCGGTATATCTTTAACTCTTAAGCTCCATGGTTAGAGTCCCACTATATTTTTGTTCCACCAAAATCCATTTACGAATCGTGgcaaaattaaatcatatgaagGAATCAGTCTTTGTGGGTAATGATGCCAAAGAGACACCTTTAATAAGAATTGATATGAAGTTCAAGTATGGTATCATGACTTGATGCTCTGAAAGCAACGTCCACGAGATCTAAATGGAGTAGGATACTTTAATCCAAAATTTGAAGGGGATGCACTTGTACAGCAAATGAAACTCCTGATGATTTGAGTTTTTAGTACTAGAATTAATGCAGCATAAGTTTTGCTACTTCAATTACTAAGGCATAATTTTTGTTACCTTGGTTCTCATCATAAGGTGCGAAATTGACCGATTACTGTGGGGTTGTTTTGAACCAACTCACTAGATCTGCTTCACAATCATCGTATCAACCATCCCTGGATGGTGGAAGAACTGCTATGATGGCACACATAACCATATCTTCTTGTTGCACCATTTTAATACATCATGATCCATAAATTTTTGAGCATGAAGATGTGCCTATGAACGTTTGAATCAATAGTGCTGGCCTTGACCTCTCCCCTCTCAGCAGCAATTTGACCTAATTTGCTTTGCAGAGACTCATTTTGGCCTGTAGTTTAAAGACCTAGCCATGAACGTCGACGTTGATGATGGCCGGCCAAAGAGAACCAGTAATGTTGGCGAGCCCTCCCATGCTATTATATGTCTGTGTTTAAACTTCCTAAATGGATAATGAGGAGAATGGATCAGATTAGGAGGGCCCTTCTATGAAGGGGACAAGATAGAATGAGTGGGTTCCAATGTTGTTTGATTAATTGGGATAGTATGTGTAGATCAAAGGAGTAAGAAGGTTTGGGAATCAAGAATCTCGAATACATGAACTGGGGACTTTTGGCAAAATGGGCTAGGAAATTTACTAATGGTTCAGATGCTCCATGGTAGAATCAAATTAGGCAGGCTTAATATATCAAGAAAAGATTTGGTTTCAGAGTCAATAAGACTTCTAAGAGAATGTCTTCCATCTAAAAGAGTGTTTGTAACCAATTAGCTGTCTTTTGGAATTGTGTTACCTTCAAACTTGGTGATGGCATGTAGATAAAATTTTGGGAGGATACATGGTGTGGACCGACTTCTCTTTCCAATTTTTTTGAGAACGTATACCCTCAAGCTTGGAAACAAAATTATTCTATAGTTTCACAATGGTCATGGAGATTCCTtacttaaaaatcaaaattagagGCCCCTTGACCTTACTGCAATCGAGGCGGCTTACTTTACTTCGAAATTATTCGAGGCAAATCAAACCCACAAGAAGTGCCGATGTTCCCCTTGAAAGCTTACTTTTAATGGCATGTTCTCTATGGACACCTTCTACCGCTTTATCAATAATGATGGGTTAAAATGCCCCTATCATAAAATCATTTGGAAGATGGCTATATCTTAGAAGGTTAAATTgttcttatgacttatttttagAAACAAAATCCATACTGGGGAGAACTTTGCTAAGAAAGCGTCGAATGTCAGCTTGAGGTGTTGTCCTTGTAGAGGAAGTAATGAATCAGTGGTACACTTATTTATTTCTTGTTCATTTGCTTAGAGTATTTCGAGGAACTTGAAAACATAGTCGAAGATTACTTGATGGCCTAGAAACTTGCATAATATTTGGACTGCATTTAGAAAGAAGAAATTTGATTCTTCAATTAAACCTGCGGCGGACTAGTTGATGGCATCAATTTGTTAAGAAATCTCACGAGAGCGTAATTCaagaattttttcaaaaagttTCAGCCTCTTGTGTGTtgtggttcaaaaaattttacaatcaTTTTAAAAATTAGGATCACATCCATTGCTCCTCCAAGACTCGACTGTGCCGTGGATGCTTATGGCAATGGCACAGTCTTTTACAATCATTTAAGAATTGGCTACTGCATTTTTTATGAGGGAGGACTGTGCAAGACCGCTTCAATTTAACTTGTGGATGGGCAGACGTTACtgttttattttgtttctattttttcctttcctttctcgATACTGTTTCGCTGTTTCATGGTCTCTGCACCACATGTAACCCTCTTTCTTTATAAATATCTCTTCTTTTAATGAAATTATGGGTGGTCTTTGCCTcccttttaattcaaaaaaataaaaattggttTATTTTTTTAGGAGAGAGCATTCAGCCATTACCCGAATTTGAATCTCGGTGCGCCGCTTGGTAGGGCTACCAGGTTTAAATGGCTGGTCGGTCCAATACACCCACATCCTATAAACTCCTTTGATGTACTATAACGGTCCGTTTGTTGTGTGGCTTCTGTATATCAACGTCACTTTTTGTTAATGGAATAGGAGTGAAACCATCAATGGGATCAGCATTGCAGAAGAGATGGCCATCCTTGACAAGACACAAGGAAGCTGAGAATGCCAAAAGAAACCAAGAAGATGAAGCCATTCTTAACACTCCAAAGGGATAAAAGGACTTTGTGGTGCAAAGGTCAGGAGAGACTGAAGAGAAACGGACTTCATGGTGCAAAGTCTTGGAAGGTCGTGAGGGAAATATATGAAGGAGATTTTGAAGGGAGAAGAGTTGTCCATTAGATGCAGCACCGTGTGGAATATATATGCTTTCCAAGGACCTAGTAGTCAATGAATAGGACTCAAACGTagttagatttttcatttgagatAAAAGCTGGAGGCTTCCCTACTTAACGTACGGGGAAGAAAATTTCCATCACATGCATGTTAGAGACAAACATGAGTTCAACAAGATTCAAAAAGATCTCATATAGGAATTTTTGGACTAAGTATCTGCGTCAAGAGAGACTATGGAAGGTGATAGTCCCCATAACGAGTCCAAGCACATGAAGAAGGTGGGAtgactccaaatcaaatcaaatcaaatgaaaatttaaaaaagggCTAGATATAGGATGCCACATGGATTTTCAAGATTTGAGCGGAGAGATATCAAGAGCTTAGATTCTGAGTTTGCTTTGACCATCTGATGGGCTTCATCTCATCAAGGACTGGGTTGACAATTCGCCCACCAAGTATGTCCAGAGcaaaggaaagaaagaggtgatccTTGGTGGATGGGGAGGGGTCCTGAGAAAGGGAGAACACAAGGTGGGAAATAGAGAGCGTAGTCTACCAATGGGAGATTTGGAGTGGATGGTGCAAGACAGAAATAAGGAGAGCCTCCTGTGCTTGTGGTAGAAGAACGAAAAAATgagagatagagaaagagagaagatatgagagagagaaagagaaggggtTAGTTGGTAATTACATCCAACCGGCACCGAAAGATGATTAGATCTGGCCAATAAGATCCGATTGGTCATCTTCCATTGCCACGACAATAATGGGCATGGTGTTGCATAAGGATAAAGCAAACCATGCTATCAATGATGTTGTTAGTGGCACGGATTGTAAAAGTATCTTACATTTAGATTAGCACTGATCACAGAATTAATACGGATTTAATCTGATTCTATTTATATCTTGATGCACCTGTTTTGGCAAGATATATTACTTTCGAGCTGTGAATATttttctaggatttttattttgtACTTTGTAATCTCCAACATCGAAGATAATGAAAAATCTTCATCTTTTTTCGTTtacaatttttttctttgatttaaaggatttttCATGTAAATCGTACATTTGCATTGATTTTGTTTTTTCGATTCCTCTTTTATTGGCGTCTTGTTACAATGTGGATAGGCCAACTGGGGAAGCTGTGAAAGTAGATGGAGAATGAAGGAGCTTTATGGATGGAGATGGAGTTAAAGAAGAATTCTTTTTAagaataataaaaagaaaaatacaacCGATTGTAACCACTGATCTATTATTTTTCAACACTACATCTTACCAACCGGCGGTCAAGATCTATTCTCTCCTCTATTTAAAACCTTTTAGTAGCGACCAACGATGAAACACTTATTTTTAACATAACAGCAAAGAGGAAGGGCCAATGATAAACTAGTTTTGACGTAATAGCTGATTAAACACAGGGGGGGGGAGACTAAACTAGAATCATCCATAAGATTATATAGTTCTTAATTTGAAGTTGATAGAATACGGCTTTACATATCACTGCAtccttttgtttcatttattttcaCATTTTGCGATATATAAGATGAAGCTACACTTGAGAGAAGCTGTTCTAACATCACAACCATTATCTTCTCAACAAAGTGGCTTCCATGCTCTCTTAGTTCAATCAGGTAACTTCAGGACTTTGATATTCTTCCATTGGGATTCCATGAAGTAGGAGCTATCATTTTGTGCATAAACACCACATTTGAAGTAATGCGAGGCTCCTCCACGGTCACTCACAGCTAACTTCAGCTCTCCATCAATGAAAACCTGGACCAGCTTGGCACGGAGATCATGGATCACATTAACTCGGAACCATCTGTCATAGATATCATCAACTATGACCTGTGACCTATAGTACATGAGTGCACCATTGTAGACTCTCAGCATTAGAGTTGTAGCTGTCCGGTTCGCTCCAAAAACTTGCATGATGCACACACCGGATGTCCCACTGGGGATATAAGCATGCCCTTCAAACTGCCAAACTCCGGAAGAGTAGTCATAACCCTTGGAGAGAAAAATCATCAGAAATATGATCAGATTAGAAGTAGTTTTAAATAAAGCAGCTCCATCTGAAATGCCATAGTATTATACTGCTGGAAATAATATTTTGGTTGCAGAACAAAATGTAATAGCCTAAAATATGGGCCAAGATGGGCTTGTTATTGTACATTTATTGAGTTATAACTGGATGGTCTGTTGGTTTGATCCACTTTGGCTGCTTGACCTTCATGTCAAGGCTGCGACAAAGTTACTAATTAACTAGGATTATTTGCGATGAAGAGATAAATTTCCCAGGTGAGTGCACTTGTTAAGAATGAGTTTAACCTTAGGGAACTaataataaagagatattaaagaAAGGGAAGCAACATGCAATAGTTAAGACTTGGTGATTTGTACTTGTATCCGAATCTCGGTACGAGGAGCAGTGTGGCTCGTCAGGGAGTGGGGCTTGTCAGTAGACAGGACCCAGAGCTTGTGGATACCATCGATGAAACTATATCGCTCGCTTACAGGCAAGTCATATGGTTTCTGGATATGAAAGTTGGAGTTGCTGAGAGGGAGGGAGATAAAACCATGTGTTGGGTCAGGTGACCATGCCACAACTATGTGGCCATGCAATTGAAGAACCACCCAGCACACTGGTACTAAAAGAGCCAAGTAAGAACTCATCTTTCTCTTCTGCAAGCACAATAGAGAAAAAGAGCTCCACCTAGAAACAGGCAATCCTCATACATTCACTTTATATAGACAAATTAAGGATTAAGCTCTTATGTCACAACCCGTGAACTTCGCTTAGATTTTAGAATGCAGAGCTAATTATAATTCTAATCGTATGTGTTGATTAGTTTGATTTGATCCATTCAAAGTTGGAACAACAACTCCATAGATTATACTAGTTGCTGAACGTTCTGGTTTCTGTCTGTCCGCATTTTAAAAGTCTTCAAGGTCAAGAATTTCTTTTTATACTTACTGATTAATATACAATTCTGTGAAATGATTTGTTTTAGTGATTAGTAAAAATTACTCGAGTGAGTAGCATGACTGTAATGAGATTTTGATCAAAAGATTGTTCGCCAACCAGTGGCTTTACAAATATTCCATTGGAGAAATAGGATGACCCCATACAACTAGGTATCATTAGGTAGTCCCTGATTCAATGCAACGGCCGGCAGCATAAATGCTATAAGCTAATTAGAGGCGAGAGAAGTGACCATTTGGAACAAACAAGTTAACCACTTGGAAGTTTAGTTAACATTTGACAACACGAGCACTTTCTTTAAGAAGGAGACAATACTTTATTTATTTACACCTGTAATCTATGAACCCGTGACGACAACACGAATCCCTATATCCTGCTAACACTATTGGCTGGTAGCAGAGACTCCTGGTGTCATGGAAGCCTAAGTGTTCAACTTAAAGCGCAAAAGTTTATTATATCCTCACTTGCGTTATCATTCTGATGCTGGATATGCTGCTATCTAACTGCTACCTTGTCATGTTCCATCTGTCCGTGTGTCTTTAACTCTTAAGCTCCATGGTCAGAGTCCCACTATATTTTTGTTCCACCAAAGTCCATTTACAAATCCTGGAAAAATTAAATGATATGAAGGAATCAGTCTTTGTGGGTAATGATGCCAAAGAGACACCTTTAATAAGAGCTGGTATGAAGTTCAAGTATGGTATCATGACTTGATGCTCTGAAAGCAACGTCTACAAGATCTAAATGGAGTAGGACACTTTAATCCAAAAATTGAAGGGGATGATGAACTTGTGTGGCAAAAGAAACTCCTGATGATTTGAGTCTCTAGTACTAGAATTAATGCAACACAATTTTGTTATTTCAAtcaaaaagatataatttttgttATCTTGGTTCGCATCATAAGGTGCAAAATTGATCTATTACTGTCGGGTTGTTTGGAATCCAACTCGCTAGATCTGCTTCACAATCATCATATCAACCATCCCTAGATAGTGGAAGAAATGCTATGATggcagacatacccatatcttttTGTTACACCATTTTAGTACATTATGATCTATAAATTTTTGAGCACGAAGATGTGCCTACGAACGAACGTTTGAATCATTTGATCAGTTCCTTTGAAaccatgaaatttttcttcaACTTCATGAGTGCTTTGCAACATTAAGGAGCACTTAATATATAAACACTTGATATAATATTACACTAATTGGTGCTCTTGATATAACTTGGTATTGCATACATAACTTGGGACTCTTAATTAATATTATCTTTATGATAACATTTGATTACTAGGATCGTCATAGCTCTATTACAAAAGCTACATCATTCATCTTTTTTAAGGATCCTTATGTCTCTCCACCTGGATTCCATGTAATAAGTCGAGTAATTCTGGGTGTAAACTCCACACTTGAAATTGAATACGCCTGGTCCATTGCCCTCCACCTCCATCTTTTGAACACCATCGATGAAGACCGTCAGCTTATCAGCATCCACGTCATGTATCACATTTACCCTCATCCATCTATCATAGACGTAAGGCTCCACCACTGACCATACATAGTTTGTGAGGAGACCACCATAGACCCTCAGCATCAGTGTCGTAGCTGGGTACGTTGCTCGGTGGACTTGCATAATATTTGTCCCAGAAGTGCCGTTTGGCACGAAGCCGTAGCCTTCAAATTGCCATGTTCCAGATGAGTAATCATAACCCTGCAACCAAGTTAAAATCATTAAAATCACTGCAAGAAACTAATGATGTTGAGAACTGTGACAGTGTCATTCATACACGAATTCGAATCTCGGTTCGAGGCTTCGTCTTGCTGTCTGGTCGGAGAGGCATGTCGGAGGAATACACCCACATCCTCCTAACTCCATTGACAAAGCTGTAACGTTCTTCAAGAGGTATGTCATACGGTTTCTCCATCTCAAAATTCCATTCAGTTAATGGGACGGCTGTGAAACCCTCAGTGGGATCACCATTACAGAAGCGATGGGCATCCCTGAGAAGGCACAAAGAAACAAAGAATGCCAAGAGAAACCAAGGGGAGCAAGCCATTCTTTATGCTTTCTAAAGGGTTGAAAGGCCTGTGTGATTGAAAGGTGAGGAATGTTTCTATGgggatataatatatatatatatatatatatatatatagtagggATTTGCTGGGTGGAACATTGACCACATCCATTGCACCATTTGGAAGATGCTCGCGAGCACCTTGCAGTCAAGGAACGGGGACCACAGGttattgaattttgattgatgacGGAGTGTTGAAAGTACTACTATCATTTCTTAAGGTGAGGGGGGCTCccaagaacttttttt from Elaeis guineensis isolate ETL-2024a chromosome 9, EG11, whole genome shotgun sequence includes these protein-coding regions:
- the LOC140851774 gene encoding citrate-binding protein-like — protein: MSSYLALLVPVCWVVLQLHGHIVVAWSPDPTHGFISLPLSNSNFHIQKPYDLPVSERYSFIDGIHKLWVLSTDKPHSLTSHTAPRTEIRIQGYDYSSGVWQFEGHAYIPSGTSGVCIMQVFGANRTATTLMLRVYNGALMYYRSQVIVDDIYDRWFRVNVIHDLRAKLVQVFIDGELKLAVSDRGGASHYFKCGVYAQNDSSYFMESQWKNIKVLKLPD
- the LOC105052042 gene encoding citrate-binding protein-like, translating into MSSYLALLVPVCLVVLQFHGHIVVAWPPDPTYGFISLPLNNSNFHIQKPYDLPVSERYSFIDGIHKLWVLSTDKPHSLTSHTAPRTEIGIRGYAYSSGVWQFEGHAYIPSGTTGVCIMQIFGANRTATTLMLRVYNGALMYYKSQVIVDDIYGRWFRVNVIHDIGAKLVKVFIDGELKLAVNDRGGALHSFKCGVYAQNDNSYFMESQWKNIKVLKLPD
- the LOC140851690 gene encoding citrate-binding protein-like is translated as MACSPWFLLAFFVSLCLLRDAHRFCNGDPTEGFTAVPLTEWNFEMEKPYDIPLEERYSFVNGVRRMWVYSSDMPLRPDSKTKPRTEIRIRGYDYSSGTWQFEGYGFVPNGTSGTNIMQVHRATYPATTLMLRVYGGLLTNYVWSVVEPYVYDRWMRVNVIHDVDADKLTVFIDGVQKMEVEGNGPGVFNFKCGVYTQNYSTYYMESRWRDIRILKKDE